In Vibrio sp. JC009, a single window of DNA contains:
- a CDS encoding chemotaxis protein CheA gives MSDEAKQIFVQESEELLQEMEDALLMMEEDPEDSEHLNSVFRAMHTIKGSGGIFGFDYIVTFTHPVETELDKARSGERPVDQDLIALLLKCKDHAAALVDFASQADTGSKLPDELEQNGQALIAEISAEQTGLTRSEAVIVSADSETPSVEKMFEERAYADKHWLIALDFKPDTFRNGFDPLSFLRYLTNLGEIIEVMTLYRMESNEDEEMDAESCYLSFRIAFNSSATKAEIHDVFEFVADDCDIRILPPQSRQTEYIALLQEAPENETRPLGELLCHIGALTETELNLALDHQSETTSEQEEDRKPLGKILVEQQVINKSVVKEALKKQETIKEKVSKEARSIRVDAQKLGQLINLVGELVISSASMRTKISKLNLPEVNDAASNMELLVEEIRDNALQLRMVQIGETFSRFKRVVRDVSRELGKEINLEINGGESELDKSVIEKLNDPLTHLVRNSLDHGIEMPEERVAAGKPAKGVLTLNAYHDSGHIVVEVFDDGAGLDVEKIRAKAEAKGIVQPDQVLSRQEELQLIFEPGLSTKQEASNLSGRGVGMDVVKRNIDSLRGSIELDSERGKGTRITIRLPLTLAIIDGFLVGIEQESYIIPLSMVQECIEFGADQLQQNKNYVNFRGEVMPFIHLRSFFGLPSAEPVQRESLVIVRFGRARAALVVDNLLGEQQTVIKPLGAVFQNLSGISGATVLGSGDIALILNIQELIERAEQVTGIANKLPDKAAELPLYEN, from the coding sequence ATGAGTGACGAAGCTAAACAGATATTTGTCCAGGAATCGGAAGAGCTGCTCCAGGAAATGGAAGATGCCCTGCTGATGATGGAAGAAGATCCGGAAGACTCGGAACACCTGAACAGTGTTTTCCGTGCCATGCACACCATCAAAGGCTCTGGCGGCATCTTCGGCTTTGACTATATTGTCACCTTTACCCATCCGGTCGAAACCGAGCTGGATAAAGCCCGTTCAGGTGAACGCCCGGTGGATCAGGATCTCATCGCCCTGCTGCTGAAATGTAAAGACCACGCCGCTGCACTGGTGGATTTTGCCTCTCAGGCAGACACAGGTTCTAAGCTTCCCGATGAGCTGGAGCAGAACGGCCAGGCGCTTATCGCCGAAATCAGTGCCGAACAAACCGGATTGACCCGTTCGGAAGCGGTTATTGTTTCTGCCGATTCAGAAACACCCTCAGTTGAAAAAATGTTTGAAGAAAGAGCATATGCCGACAAGCACTGGCTTATCGCTCTGGACTTTAAACCCGATACCTTCAGAAATGGCTTTGATCCCCTCTCCTTCCTGCGCTATCTGACCAACCTTGGTGAAATCATTGAGGTGATGACGTTGTACCGTATGGAAAGCAACGAAGATGAGGAGATGGATGCAGAAAGTTGTTATCTCTCTTTCCGCATTGCCTTTAACAGCTCTGCGACAAAAGCCGAAATACACGACGTATTTGAGTTTGTCGCCGACGACTGCGATATCAGGATACTTCCTCCGCAATCAAGACAGACAGAATATATTGCGCTGTTGCAAGAGGCTCCGGAAAACGAAACCCGTCCGTTAGGTGAGCTCTTGTGTCATATCGGCGCCCTTACGGAAACCGAACTGAATCTTGCCCTGGATCACCAAAGCGAAACCACCTCCGAGCAGGAAGAAGACAGAAAGCCACTGGGCAAAATCCTGGTTGAGCAGCAGGTAATCAATAAAAGCGTTGTCAAAGAAGCGCTGAAAAAACAGGAAACCATAAAGGAAAAAGTCAGCAAGGAAGCCCGCTCTATCCGGGTTGATGCCCAGAAGCTGGGACAGTTGATAAACCTTGTGGGTGAACTGGTGATTTCAAGCGCCTCTATGCGCACCAAAATCAGCAAACTTAATCTTCCTGAAGTCAATGATGCGGCCTCCAATATGGAACTTCTGGTTGAAGAGATCCGGGATAATGCCCTGCAACTGAGAATGGTCCAGATTGGCGAAACCTTCTCCCGCTTCAAACGTGTTGTCCGGGACGTAAGCCGGGAGCTGGGCAAAGAGATCAATCTGGAGATTAACGGCGGCGAAAGCGAGCTGGATAAATCCGTTATAGAAAAACTGAACGATCCCCTGACCCATCTTGTGCGTAACTCACTGGACCACGGTATTGAAATGCCGGAAGAACGTGTGGCAGCGGGCAAGCCTGCAAAAGGTGTCCTGACACTGAACGCCTATCATGACTCCGGGCATATTGTCGTGGAAGTTTTCGATGACGGTGCCGGGCTGGATGTGGAAAAAATACGCGCCAAAGCGGAAGCCAAAGGCATTGTTCAGCCTGATCAGGTACTAAGCCGTCAGGAAGAGCTGCAACTTATTTTTGAGCCGGGACTCAGCACCAAACAGGAAGCGTCTAACCTTTCAGGCCGTGGCGTAGGTATGGATGTGGTGAAGCGGAATATCGATTCACTGCGCGGCTCTATCGAGCTGGACAGTGAACGCGGCAAAGGCACACGAATAACCATCCGGCTACCGTTAACGCTTGCGATTATCGATGGCTTCCTGGTGGGCATTGAACAGGAGTCCTACATTATTCCGCTCAGCATGGTGCAGGAATGCATTGAGTTCGGAGCTGACCAGCTGCAGCAAAACAAGAATTACGTCAACTTCCGTGGCGAGGTAATGCCTTTTATTCATTTGCGCAGTTTCTTTGGTTTACCTTCAGCAGAGCCGGTGCAAAGGGAATCACTGGTTATCGTCCGCTTCGGCAGAGCCCGTGCCGCGCTTGTTGTTGATAACCTTCTGGGCGAACAACAGACGGTTATCAAGCCATTGGGCGCAGTATTCCAGAATTTGTCCGGTATCAGCGGAGCAACGGTTCTGGGCAGCGGCGACATCGCTCTGATTCTGAATATTCAGGAGCTTATAGAAAGGGCAGAGCAAGTTACCGGAATTGCAAACAAGCTTCCTGACAAGGCAGCAGAATTACCATTATATGAAAACTAA
- a CDS encoding chemotaxis protein CheW codes for MTQELATLNQSTAVSAGSSVTQYLTFMCSGERLAVEILDVKELIEVTNMTRVPMTPDFIRGVINLRGSVVPVVDLSARLAGKKCSLTKRSSIVLVEVTQGEHTQTLGMLVDEVSEILEIEEGNIQPPPSFGANIRTDFIQAMGNVNGEFIILLAIDKVLSVEELSALNEIASYAGATNNETSEPLTGISV; via the coding sequence GTGACACAAGAACTAGCAACGTTAAATCAATCCACTGCAGTGTCCGCCGGGAGCAGCGTGACACAATACCTGACTTTTATGTGTTCAGGAGAGCGGTTGGCCGTTGAAATCCTCGACGTAAAAGAACTGATCGAGGTCACCAATATGACCCGTGTTCCCATGACGCCGGATTTTATCCGTGGTGTTATCAACCTCAGGGGCAGCGTCGTTCCTGTGGTGGATCTTTCCGCCCGTCTGGCCGGAAAAAAATGCTCACTGACCAAACGCAGTTCCATCGTTCTGGTCGAGGTCACTCAGGGCGAACATACCCAGACACTGGGAATGCTGGTCGATGAAGTGAGTGAAATCCTGGAGATAGAAGAAGGCAATATCCAGCCACCACCAAGTTTTGGCGCGAATATCCGCACTGACTTTATCCAGGCGATGGGCAATGTAAACGGCGAATTTATCATTCTGCTGGCAATAGACAAGGTACTTTCCGTAGAAGAGCTTTCTGCTCTGAATGAAATTGCCTCCTATGCGGGCGCAACCAATAACGAAACCAGCGAGCCACTTACAGGCATTAGCGTATAA